Proteins from a single region of Plasmodium gaboni strain SY75 chromosome 2, whole genome shotgun sequence:
- a CDS encoding putative ubiE/COQ5 methyltransferase has product MNIKKIINYNNFKRTNVWGSIISKGSHFSTQHGHYDKNERICNFGFEKVSEEIKSRLVHNLFSNVCNKYDIMNDMMSLLLHRIWKDQFVKELDILLKYHSYKIQDHVYQHYKDYSSKNENKSDTNMNNNNNSNNNTYNIFSDIPNYNILDLAGGTGDIAFRILEKSKFFLKKNNQSIPFDNISYQQYLPNIIVCDVNNDMLNVGKKKATTLGYDKNLTWIVQNAENLESIESNSIDVITLSFGIRNFTNIPQALKEIHRVLKPGGRFLCLEFSKVQCHIFNIFYKFYLNNVIPIIGKVVANDMHAYKYLAESIQTFLTPHELAQLFHQANFKNITYTTMTMGIVAIHSAYKVL; this is encoded by the exons AtgaacataaaaaaaataattaattataacaATTTTAAGAGGACAAATGTATGGGGAAGCATAATAAGTAAGGGTTCGCATTTTAGTACTCAGCATGGACACTATGATAAGAATGaaa GAATTTGTAATTTTGGATTTGAAAAAGTAAGCGAAGAAATAAAATCTAGATTAGTCCATAACCTATTCAGCAACGTATGTAATAAATACGATATTATGAATGACATGATGAGTTTACTTTTACATCGTATATGGAAAGATCAATTTGTAAAAGAATTAGATAtacttttaaaatatcataGTTATAAAATACAAGATCATGTATATCAACATTATAAAGATTATTCATcaaaaaatgaaaacaaATCTGATACgaatatgaataataataataatagtaataataatacgtataatatattttcagATATACcaaattataatatactCGACTTAGCAGGAGGGACAGGTGATATTGCTTTTCGTATTCTAGAAAAAagtaaattttttttaaaaaaaaataatcaatCGATTCcttttgataatatttcttatcAACAATATCTTCCTAATATCATCGTTTGTGATGTTAACAATGATATGTTAAATGTtggtaaaaaaaaagcaaCTACATTAGGttatgataaaaatttgACTTGGATAGTTCAAAATGCAGAAAATCTAGAATCAATAGAATCCAATTCTATAGATGTAATTACTTTATCTTTTGGTATTAGAAATTTTACTAATATTCCTCAAGCattaaaagaaatacaTCGTGTTTTAAAACCAGGAGGCAGATTCTTATGTTTAGAATTTAGTAAGGTTCAATGccatatatttaatatcTTCTATAAATTCTATCTCAATAATGTAATACCTATAATTGGAAAAGTAGTAGCAAATGATATGCATGCATATAAATATCTAGCAGAAAGTATTCAAACATTTCTGACACCTCATGAATTAGCTCAATTATTTCATCAAGCcaattttaaaaatataacttACACCACCATGACTATGGGTATCGTCGCCATACATTCAGCATACAAGGTGctataa
- a CDS encoding putative 3'-5' exonuclease, whose amino-acid sequence MIKYFRNNINICKNMRRNMSYGYYNINVNEKIEHYFDNINKKRNIKYINDCKSCKECVDEIRNGYYNLKDLNMKMIGLDIEGYKIGKYGIVSIIQICYEDIYIFDIYKCDNLYMFINYLREILECDDIIKLTHDCREDCSILYNQYNIHLKNILDTQVAYNLLFKKTKNYTNTYQISYDDLLKKYLFINNNHKIYFHKMITMDNYIYLKRPIMKELISYAIQDVIYLKPLILCIIDQFIIKQRQKDEKEEEKNEYVNNKKQNNKIKDKEFHNTSNTLQNICNISSFNNHDLYNIKQIIQDIIYHSKKYVNYQFLNSHIKDDNKLKKGMIIEGMVVSCNNTKMYLKLNMRKRGVILNYLQNKYEIGDIIKAVIINFTTNDYINLGLYDEKLLTLHKEKYIPSGEVLQNIQKILKKEEKI is encoded by the coding sequence atgataaaatattttaggaataatataaatatatgtaaaaatatgaGACGAAATATGTCATATGGTTATtacaatataaatgtaaatgaAAAGATAGAACACTATTTcgataatataaataagaaaagaaatataaaatatataaatgattGTAAGAGTTGTAAAGAATGTGTAGATGAGATAAGAAATggttattataatttaaaagatttaaatatgaaaatgatTGGATTGGATATTGAAGGATATAAAATTGGAAAATATGGAATTGTAAgtataatacaaatatgtTATGAAgatatctatatttttgatatatataaatgtgataatttatatatgtttataaattatttaagAGAGATATTAGAATGtgatgatataataaaattaacaCATGATTGTAGAGAAGATTGTTccatattatataatcaatataatatacatttaaaaaatatattagataCACAAGTAgcatataatttattatttaaaaaaacaaaaaattatacaaaTACTTATCAAATTAGTTATGatgatttattaaaaaaatatttatttataaataataatcataaaatatattttcataaaatgATTACAATggataattatatatatttaaaaagacCTATTATGAAAGAATTAATATCATATGCTATTCAAgatgtaatatatttaaaacCTTTAATCTTATGTATTATAGAtcaatttattataaaacaaaggcaaaaagatgaaaaggaagaggaaaaaaatgaatatgttaataataaaaaacaaaataataaaataaaagataaagaaTTTCATAATACGTCTAATAcattacaaaatatatgtaatatctcttcatttaataatcatgatctttataatattaaacaaataattcaagatattatatatcacagtaaaaaatatgtgaattatcaatttttaaattctcatataaaagatgataacaaattaaaaaaaggTATGATCATAGAAGGGATGGTTGTATCATgtaataatacaaaaatgtatctaaaattaaatatgaGAAAAAGGGGtgttattttaaattatttacaaaataaatatgaaataggagatataataaaggctgttattataaattttacTACTAACgattatattaatttagGACTTTATGATGAAAAACTTCTAACTCTTCAtaaggaaaaatatattcctAGTGGGGAGgttttacaaaatattcaaaaaatattaaaaaaagaagaaaaaatataa
- a CDS encoding hypothetical protein (conserved Plasmodium protein, unknown function): protein MLIFFNEEKEGSHMDQNFTGEAKVKYKNGEKFIGMFINGCKRKGKYFYSNKSIYDGFFMNEKRCGYGKLIKKGKQKSIYIGNFENGRKKGIGFQRYQNGDFYYGEWENNKKNGKGIYYFYSTKEYYCGEWNKGNFNNGSWVISEDVKYVGTYFKNKPKFKGNFLFSNNLKINVFFHQFVNLSNINEEEIQLMWKNL, encoded by the exons atgttaattttttttaatgaaGAAAAGGAGGGAAGTCATATGGATCAGAACTTCACAG GAGAAGCAAAAGTAAAATACAAGAATGGCGAAAAATTTATTGGGATGTTTATAAATGGATGTAAAAGGAAAggtaaatatttttattcaaataaaagtatatatgATGGTTTCTTTATGAATGAAAAAAGGTGTGGTTATGGcaaattaataaaaaaaggaaaacAAAAGAGTATATACATAG GAAATTTTGAAAATGGTAGGAAAAAAGGTATAGGATTTCAAAGATATCAAAATGGTGATTTTTATTATGGAGAATGGgaaaataacaaaaaaaatggaaagggcatttattatttttactcaacaaaagaatat TATTGTGGAGAATGGAATAAAGGTAACTTTAACAACGGGTCTTGGGTAATCTCAGAAGATGTAAAATATGTAGGTActtattttaaaaacaaGCCAAAATTTAAAGgaaattttttattttctaacAATTTGAAAAttaatgttttttttcatcaGTTTGTTAATTTATCGAATATTAACGAAGAAGAAATACAATTAATGTGGAAAaatttgtaa
- a CDS encoding hypothetical protein (conserved Plasmodium protein, unknown function), whose product MGLYKNNNANFFYGKKYRQISRELERINNIILKYNKNIKKCIKNKKKCLDELYILASYENFLKKKYETYQCKLEGYINEEKDKMKINEVIKGRNKKYYNSPNNNKIFSYNVNLINDDNLFKKKKNKKIKNKMITLMINKGNDKDKNLHKNEMKGVDHVFLYNNNNNNKKNITSMVSSLGYGYIKRKCVTNKYIKIEQENNKMDENKNKNIHSVKNDEIRKHSTIQPLYHSNNKEKIITKNVVKDESANIIKAYDINKYDNNIIEYKQEHREKEKNKSMENMNICDIIYEKEQSHNICNILEENKEEEKYKPPPNDVIIDCDNNNVKGEEYDNEKEIKNVPIINDKNIEKNAAKKKKKHKKKNKKNKKNKEKNNDDVLKHLENNVQDLELLYEEKIINVNTKKDEELNVKNKYSEKDIVHDILSEYSNTLQYTSFLDYMKDKMD is encoded by the coding sequence atgggcctatataaaaataacaatgctaactttttttatggaaaaaaatatagacAGATTTCAAGAGAACTAGAAAGgataaataatatcattttaaaatacaataaaaacataaaaaaatgtattaaaaataaaaaaaaatgcttagatgaattatatatattagcgagttatgaaaattttttaaaaaagaaatatgaAACATATCAATGTAAGTTGGAGGGCtatataaatgaagaaaaagacaagatgaaaataaatgaagTAATTAAAggaagaaataaaaaatactACAATAGTcctaataataataaaatattttcttataatgtcaatttaataaatgatgataatctttttaagaaaaaaaaaaataaaaaaataaaaaataaaatgataacCTTGATGATAAATAAGGGTAACGACaaagataaaaatttacataaaaatgaGATGAAAGGTGTTGATcatgtttttttatataataataataataataataagaaaaatattacaagTATGGTTTCTTCTTTGGGTTAtggatatataaaaaggaagtgtgtaacaaataaatatattaaaatcgaacaagaaaataataagatggatgaaaataaaaataaaaatatacatagTGTTAAGAACGACGAAATAAGAAAACATTCAACCATACAACCACTCTATCATAGTAATAACAAAGAAAAGataattacaaaaaatGTTGTAAAAGATGAAAGTGCAAATATAATCAAAGCatatgatattaataaatatgataataatattatagaaTACAAACAAGAACACAGggaaaaagaaaaaaataaaagtatggaaaatatgaatatatgtgatataatatatgaaaaagaaCAATCTCATAACATTTGCAATATAttagaagaaaataaagaggaagaaaaatataagcCTCCACCAAACGATGTTATAATAGAttgtgataataataatgtaaaGGGTGAAGAAtatgataatgaaaaagaaattaaaaatgttccaattataaatgataagaatattgaaaaaaatgcggcaaaaaagaaaaaaaaacataaaaaaaaaaataaaaaaaataaaaaaaataaagaaaaaaataacgATGATGTATTAAAACATCTGGAAAATAATGTACAAGATTTAGAATTATTgtatgaagaaaaaattataaatgtCAATACTaaaaaagatgaagaactgaatgtaaaaaataaatatagCGAAAAAGATATTGTTCATGATATTCTTAGTGAATATTCAAATACATTACAATATACAAGTTTCCTTGATTATATGAAAGATAAGATGGACTAA
- a CDS encoding hypothetical protein (conserved Plasmodium protein, unknown function): MKKDNLYTTNNVDKKNVEEKKKELISQKNKMKDTSLEDNNKNNASNNIKNNVLKNNSLFNNKKKHYLHNIDKTLLNKNINCINYAYKNLNEQKGNSQHTINVNINHKDYDDNQKIMDILSIEKKKYINKYIPNKIHMKKYNNNQNKLDDNFVHSIIQDTFLNTSLQISNKTPLTSIKINKGVKKKKSFTNINKKYNNITNDNQIVHNSSIKKNNFINTSTQLQNNKYQINLDEKKEKSFKDCKKELYKTVKDNIILKHKDNKKYIENYMQSILNHNEDISIQKDIHLCNNKYTQTSIIYNIEELNKYSLIYSKKILQTALIQITYKQNLNQMKNKKEEIINNDQINKLNFNILTTRQQNNMHIMNANKSINSVLQIFNKINTFAISNNLIHILIKKNVETYNEKKKLKEKEKIIWFNELKTYLLKNTLALLAAEKIVSYIVDELIEDTTDNLNSHHNKNINKIKEKIHIHKIALHQKRKVDKGYLTFMFNDGTTTVYIPTKIKYHMNLCALIKKIKYYINDKLEYIKKEYDISTLCIKCKGLKIKSIKELFFSDNKEFVISMDKKIKKKNKKYITTP; the protein is encoded by the exons atgaagaaagataatttatatacaaCTAACAATgtagataaaaaaaatgttgaagaaaaaaagaaagaacTCATATCccaaaaaaataaaatgaaagaTACTTCTCTTGAAgacaataataaaaataatgctagtaataatattaaaaataatgtgttgaaaaataattccttatttaataataaaaaaaaacattaccttcataatattgataagacgttattaaataaaaatattaattgtATTAATTATGCATATAAAAACCTTAACGAACAAAAAGGAAATTCACAACATACAATTaatgttaatataaatcataaggattatgatgataaccaaaaaataatggatatattatctatagaaaaaaaaaaatatataaataaatatattccaaataaaattcatatgaagaaatataataataatcaaaataaattagATGATAATTTTGTTCATTCAATAATTCAAGATACCTTTTTAAATACATCTCTTCAAATAAGTAATAAAACCCCTTTAACaagtataaaaataaacaagggtgttaaaaaaaaaaaatcttttacaaacataaataagaaatataataatataacaaatgataatcaaattgttcataattcttctataaaaaaaaataattttataaatacaagTACTCAActacaaaataataaatatcaAATAAACCTAGATgagaaaaaagaaaaatcTTTTAAGGATTgtaaaaaagaattatataaaactgtaaaagataatataatattaaaacataaagacaataaaaaatatatagaaaattatatgcAAAGTATTTTAAATCATAATGAAGATATATCTATTCAGAAAGATATTCATctatgtaataataaatatacacaaactagtataatatataatattgaagagttgaataaatattctttaatttactcaaaaaaaattctaCAAACAGCCTTAATAcaaataacatataaacaGAATCTAAACCAAatgaaaaacaaaaaagaagaaattataaataatgatcaaattaataaacttaactttaatatattaacaacacgtcaacaaaataatatgcACATTATGAATGCAAATAAATCAATCAACAg TGTTCTACAAATAtttaacaaaataaatacatttgCCATCTCCAATAatttaattcatattttgATCAAGAAAAATGTTGAAACTTATAATGag aaaaaaaaactcaaagaaaaagaaaaaataatatggtTTAATGAGCTcaaaacatatttattaaaaaacaCATTGGCCCTTCTTGCCGCAGAAAAG aTTGTTTCCTATATTGTAGACGAATTAATCGAAGACACTACCGACAATTTAAATTCtcatcataataaaaatataaataaaataaaagaaaaaattcACATACACAAAATTGCCTTACAtcaaaaaagaaaagtGGATAAGGGTTACCTGACCTTTATGTTTAACGACG GAACAACAACTGTTTACATACCcacaaaaataaaataccATATGAATTTATGTGcacttataaaaaaaataaaatattatataaatgacaagctagaatatataaagaagGAATATGACATAAGCACATTATGTATAAAGTGCAAGGGTCTCAAAATAAAg AGCATAAAGGAATTATTCTTCTCAGATAATAAGGAATTTGTAATTTCGATGgacaaaaaaataaaaaaaaaaaacaaaaaatacATAACAACACcatga
- a CDS encoding hexose transporter encodes MTKSSKDICSEIEGKKNGNSGFFSTSFKYVLSACIASFIFGYQVSVLNTIKNFIVVEFEWCKGEADRLNCSNNTIQSSFLLASVFIGAVLGCGFSGYLVQFGRRLSLLIIYNFFFLVSILTSITHHFHTILFARLLSGFGIGLITVSVPMYISEMTHKDKKGAYGVMHQLFITFGIFVAVMLGLAMGEGPKATTTDPISSFAKVWWRLMFLFPSVISLIGIFALVVFFKEETPYFLFEKGRIEESKNILKKIYETDNVDEPLNAIKEAVEQNESAKKNSLSLLSALKIPSYRYVIILGCLLSGLQQFTGINVLVSNSNELYKEFLDSHLITILSVVMTAVNFLMTFPAIYIVEKLGRKTLLLWGCVGVLFAYLPTAIANEINKNSPFVKTLSIVATFIMIISFAVSYGPVLWIYLHEMFPSEIKDSAASLASLVNWVCAIIVVFPSDIIIKKSPSILFISFSVMSILTFLFIFFFIKETKGGEIGTSPYITMEERQKHMTKSVV; translated from the coding sequence ATGACGAAAAGTTCGAAAGATATATGTAGTGAGATTGAAGGCAAGAAGAATGGAAATAGTGGATTTTTCAGTACATCCtttaaatatgtattatcAGCATGTATAGcatcatttatatttggTTATCAAGTGAGTGTATTAAATACTATAAAGAATTTTATAGTAGTAGAATTTGAATGGTGTAAAGGAGAAGCTGATCGATTAAATTGTAGTAATAATACAATTCAGAgttcatttttattagCATCAGTATTTATAGGTGCAGTATTAGGATGTGGATTTTCAGGTTATTTAGTACAATTTGGAAGAAgattatcattattaataatatataattttttctttttagTAAGTATTTTAACATCTATTACTCATCATTTCCATACTATATTATTTGCTCGTTTATTAAGTGGTTTTGGTATAGGATTAATAACAGTAAGTGTACCTATGTATATATCAGAAATGACACATAAAGATAAGAAAGGTGCATATGGTGTCATGCATCAATTATTTATTACCTTTGGTATTTTTGTAGCTGTTATGTTAGGTTTAGCCATGGGTGAAGGACCTAAAGCTACTACGACAGATCCAATATCTTCCTTCGCTAAAGTTTGGTGGAGActtatgtttttatttccATCTGTTATATCTTTAATAGGTATTTTTGCTTTAgttgttttttttaaagagGAAACACcttattttctttttgaaAAAGGAAGAATCGAAGAAtctaaaaatattttgaaaaaaatttatgaAACAGATAATGTAGATGAACCATTAAATGCTATAAAAGAAGCTGTCGAACAAAATGAATCCGCAAAGAAAAATTCGttatctttattatcaGCATTAAAAATACCATCATATAgatatgttattattttagGATGCTTGTTATCAGGTTTACAACAATTTACAGGTATAAATGTTTTAGTATCTAATTcaaatgaattatataaagaattttTAGATAGTCATTTAATTACAATATTAAGTGTTGTAATGACAGCAGTGAATTTTCTAATGACATTCCCAgctatatatatagtagAAAAATTAGGAAGAAAaactttattattatggGGTTGTGTAGGAGTATTATTTGCTTATTTACCTACAGCTATAGcaaatgaaataaataaaaattctCCATTTGTCAAAACACTCTCCATTGTTGCAACatttattatgataatttcATTTGCTGTTTCTTATGGACCAGTTCTTTGGATTTATTTACATGAAATGTTTCCATCAGAAATAAAAGATAGTGCAGCAAGTTTGGCATCCTTAGTTAATTGGGTTTGTGCAATTATTGTTGTCTTCCCATCagatattattatcaaaaagTCCCCATCCATACTTTTCATCTCTTTCTCAGTCATGTCAATTTTAACCTTcttgtttatttttttctttatcaaAGAAACCAAAGGAGGTGAAATCGGAACAAGTCCATACATAACTATGGAGGAGAGACAAAAGCATATGACCAAGTCGGTTgtatga
- a CDS encoding hypothetical protein (conserved Plasmodium protein, unknown function) — protein sequence MRGNESYDPLKEGCLSKINNALDKYTMNTLNYNNSNNFTCEENNETFRENTLNMNVTSDEDNELETYSSIILDKINNFKPQDEKIIYEESRREPNIYANMSTLLNFLREQNKMNTLHIKNFIIENFKITEEIKHDKDINNLMRRIEHEEIKELIWTSGKRYFMEIKKIYLLMKKFNKERYFINSNKDILKKYSFKKNKNIKNLLQASIKKKNIQIQKILKQYIILKGYYKKVCNKYKQENELLKTFFSFPKNQSYYLNLKYSPQYCRSNHIYFYSYKKWLRRKRLRRTSHFKQDRYVIQKEYFTNSIFRKYTHHKKRYKEIISDILNDNKLLNLKFKKYEEKYKNKKNKRNKRKKKKKKKKSVQISTKRMKDKKNLDISYKRRNKYIYTHLFLPMRLQKKINSSNCKYLNKGSYKMQAKKERKEKKFIKHGGMHYVEKEEESIINKEEENIMKKKEDHIINKDEEIIMKKKEDHFINKDEENIMKKKEDHIIKIKNAEVKKKKNTLKKKKKKEKKNFSNDNMKEVTKNDDDTNMIKIEEKEKYDHKDEKENMSIGNIEECNKMKDEYDKKENTISDIEKENIILDPKEENIMLDTKKEKLILKEKKKKKNLSRKIKKNKIEDNKDIKENENFNKIYDEENIEEKEKCIIFEEKKKEHNIIAETDSVEMDEMDNIDEQ from the exons atgaGGGGAAATGAATCGTATGACCCTTTGAAAGAGGGATGTTTgtcaaaaataaataatgcTCTAGACAAATATACAATGAATActttaaattataataatagtaataatttTACATGTGAGGAAAATAATGAGACGTTTAGAGAAAATACTTTGAATATGAATGTTACGTCAGATGAGGATAATGAATTAGAAACATATAGTTCAATAATATTAG ATAAgattaataattttaaacCTCAGGAcgaaaaaataatatacgAGGAAAGTAGAAGAGAACCAAATATAT ACGCTAATATGTCGACTCTTTTAAATTTCTTGAGggaacaaaataaaatgaatacactacatataaaaaactTTATCAttgaaaattttaaaattacAGAAGAAATAAAACATGATAAAGACATAAATAATTTGATGAGGAGGATAGAACACGAAGAAATTAAAGAACTTATATGGACAAGTGGAAAAAGGTATTTTATggaaattaaaaaaatatatttacttatgaaaaaatttaataaggaaagatattttattaattctaataaggatattttaaaaaagtatagttttaaaaaaaataaaaacataaagAATTTATTACAAGCATctatcaaaaaaaaaaacatacaaattcaaaaaatacttaaacaatatattatattgaaaGGATACTATAAGAAAGTTTGTAATAAGTATAAACAAGAAAATGAACTTTTAAAAActttcttttcttttcctAAAAATCAAagttattatttaaatctAAAATATTCTCCTCAATATTGTAGAAGcaatcatatatatttttattcatataaaaaatggTTGAGACGCAAAAGGTTGAGGAGGACTTCACATTTTAAGCAGGATAGATATGTTATTCAAAAAG AATATTTTACAAACTCCATATTTAGAAAATACACACATCATAAGAAAAgatataaagaaattatatCTGATATATTGAACGATAACAAACTATTAAATCTgaaatttaaaaaatatgaagaaaaatataaaaataaaaaaaataaaagaaataaaagaaagaaaaaaaagaaaaaaaagaaaagcGTGCAAATATCTACTAAAAGAATGAaggataaaaaaaatttggACATATCttataaaagaagaaacaaatatatatacacacaCTTGTTTTTACCTATGCGACtacagaaaaaaataaacagttcaaattgtaaatatttaaataagGGAAGCTACAAAATGCAGGCCAAAAAGGAAAGAAAGGAAAAGAAGTTTATAAAACATGGGGGGATGCATTATGTAGAGAAGGAAGAAGAAAGTATTATAAATAaggaagaagaaaatattatgaagaagaaagaagatcatattattaataaggatgaagaaattattatgaagaagaaagaagatcattttattaataaagatgaagaaaatattatgaagaagaaagaagatcatattataaaaataaaaaatgcggaagtaaaaaagaaaaaaaacacattaaaaaaaaaaaaaaaaaaagaaaaaaaaaatttttcaaatgataatatgaagGAAGTTACTAAGAATGATGATGATAcaaatatgataaaaatagaagaaaaagaaaaatatgatcataaagatgaaaaggaaaatatgAGTATAGGTAATATAGAAGAGTGTAACAAAATGAAGGATGAATATGATAAGAAGGAAAACACTATTTCTGatatagaaaaagaaaatattatcttGGATCCTAAGGAGGAAAACATTATGCTAGATACAAAAAAAGAGAAGTTAATTTtgaaggaaaaaaaaaaaaaaaaaaatttaagtagaaaaataaaaaaaaataaaatagagGATAATAAGgatattaaagaaaatgaaaattttaataaaatttatgaTGAGGAAAATATAGaggaaaaagaaaagtGTATCATatttgaagaaaaaaagaaagaacataatataattgCAGAGACAGACAGTGTGGAAATGGATGAAATGGATAATATAGATGAGCAATAA